One stretch of Carassius carassius chromosome 18, fCarCar2.1, whole genome shotgun sequence DNA includes these proteins:
- the LOC132092429 gene encoding vertnin-like: MIQRTELVLSVLGELQEATECMGLDALTKVAVEVEQVLAPFHLPTALCPEISLWLGIDAVAHRLYPADAPTGLLPLICKGEGNLLFDAASMLLVGSTSLSLELQVRTVVEMLLWKRYYLCGMIDSKVMLQAVRFSLCTEESQDMLNLPIQVLEAIFDADVKASCFPGSFANMWHVYALASVLQCNIYSVYPMYNLKIRPYFNRVIRPRTWSKDGGSLTLHIMWSGDLEAGFVFKPHNFVALIHASDLKIGSPNSEQRIPSVKSMDLLNQDSRLSYSNLKDKFNITKSTFYRWKRQSIEYHKKSVARYEAKHFFLTSYKQGKLIPLSQFKQLFPEIPRSTYYAWKQELVSTCSVSGGSMGELSPADSTEQDYWSSPEVKKEPSQGSFASVSAFKCEKLEGERAQNVALMQEAKKSLQNCIVTNMAFPYRIFKRRFPGISRSTYYNWRREAMLFMPFKELSGSSEESSDADKTQSTRGHVSPAKFDRQKLSPRVKISRHKQRSLRLAYHQRKTLREEAKMHIQRSKMSFIKFKLKFPSVSSSFYWLWRVSLNRKTKKPVMMSETEKSQSLAVSTDVFENINTPRTFSFDGNMDCLNGQKVCPSEFTLPEYSLPDQSRNEQMFVMDVVALANFKAKAKLFLQQRFEEKSFPTFREFRSYFPLTPRSTYYMWKRALHHGVPLIHG; encoded by the coding sequence ATGATTCAGAGGACAGAGCTGGTGCTCTCGGTCTTGGGTGAGCTGCAGGAGGCCACAGAGTGCATGGGTCTTGACGCCCTAACTAAAGTTGCTGTGGAGGTGGAGCAGGTCCTGGCCCCTTTCCATCTTCCTACAGCGCTCTGTCCTGAGATCTCTTTATGGCTGGGCATTGACGCAGTGGCTCACAGACTGTACCCAGCAGATGCACCGACTGGTTTACTTCCTCTGATCTGCAAAGGAGAAGGAAACCTGCTGTTTGATGCAGCTAGCATGCTTCTGGTGGGCTCTACGAGTCTGAGTCTGGAGCTGCAGGTCAGAACTGTGGTGGAGATGCTGCTTTGGAAGAGATACTACCTGTGTGGTATGATTGACTCAAAGGTCATGCTGCAAGCGGTTAGGTTTTCCCTCTGCACTGAGGAGTCTCAGGACATGCTCAATCTGCCGATTCAAGTGCTGGAAGCCATCTTTGATGCCGATGTCAAGGCCTCCTGTTTCCCCGGCTCATTTGCAAACATGTGGCACGTGTATGCGCTGGCATCCGTCCTGCAGTGCAACATTTATTCGGTTTATCCCATGTACAATTTAAAAATTCGGCCCTATTTCAATCGGGTCATTCGCCCGAGGACGTGGTCGAAAGATGGTGGGTCCTTGACCCTTCACATCATGTGGTCGGGTGACTTGGAGGCAGGCTTTGTTTTCAAACCCCACAACTTTGTGGCCTTGATTCATGCGAGCGACCTCAAAATCGGGAGTCCCAACAGCGAGCAGCGAATTCCCTCGGTGAAGTCCATGGATCTTCTGAATCAGGACTCCCGGCTGTCTTACTCCAACCTTAAAGACAAGTTCAACATCACCAAAAGTACCTTTTACCGCTGGAAGAGGCAAAGCATCGAGTATCACAAGAAATCGGTGGCCAGGTATGAGGCCAAACACTTTTTCCTGACATCCTACAAGCAAGGGAAGCTTATTCCCCTCAGCCAGTTCAAACAGCTTTTCCCGGAAATTCCAAGATCCACTTATTATGCGTGGAAGCAAGAGCTTGTGTCCACTTGCAGTGTCTCAGGTGGCTCCATGGGGGAGCTGAGTCCTGCAGACAGCACTGAACAGGACTACTGGTCCTCACCTGAAGTCAAGAAGGAGCCCAGCCAAGGGAGCTTTGCTAGCGTGTCGGCCTTCAAATGTGAGAAACTGGAAGGAGAACGTGCTCAAAATGTGGCCTTGATGCAGGAGGCGAAAAAGAGCTTGCAGAACTGCATCGTTACAAACATGGCGTTCCCCTACAGAATTTTCAAAAGAAGATTTCCAGGCATCTCCAGATCCACGTACTACAATTGGAGGAGGGAAGCCATGCTGTTTATGCCTTTCAAAGAGCTCTCAGGTAGCAGCGAGGAAAGCTCAGATGCTGATAAAACACAGAGTACCAGAGGTCACGTGTCCCCTGCTAAGTTTGACAGACAAAAACTGTCACCCAGAGTGAAGATCTCCAGACACAAGCAAAGAAGCCTGAGGCTGGCGTACCACCAGAGGAAAACTTTAAGAGAAGAAGCCAAAATGCACATCCAGAGGTCAAAGATGTCCTTCATCAAATTCAAGCTCAAGTTCCCTTCGGTTTCCTCCTCTTTCTACTGGCTCTGGAGAGTTTCTTTGAACAGGAAAACCAAGAAGCCGGTCATGATGTCTGAGACGGAGAAATCCCAGAGCTTGGCTGTCTCAACAGATGTATTCGAAAATATAAATACTCCAAGAACGTTTTCTTTTGATGGCAACATGGATTGCCTGAATGGACAAAAAGTTTGTCCCTCTGAATTCACACTGCCTGAATACTCCCTGCCTGACCAGTCTAGGAATGAACAGATGTTTGTGATGGATGTCGTGGCACTGGCCAATTTCAAGGCCAAAGCAAAGCTGTTCTTGCAACAACGCTTTGAAGAAAAGTCCTTCCCCACATTCAGAGAATTCCGGTCTTACTTTCCTCTTACTCCTCGTTCCACCTACTACATGTGGAAGAGGGCTCTGCATCACGGGGTGCCATTAATTCATGGCTGA
- the LOC132091868 gene encoding uncharacterized protein LOC132091868 produces MIEEEKKVFLGGHVSLLCLNLLTQTNCSNVTWLSNDNPAIELVTLGKRNPDRSQREGRVRLTSNCSLHISELKAADNGCYTCRQYSGVHGSKIGEDARICLIINETVHSMNNNDSSDDREDLLMIIILSVLIVGALSVTALIIWHRYHRRGQMWTLFEDQNVLEFETKITEHEHKNGEDVHYTELNLNVMKPRKVDIDKVVDNDQKTEYAVIKLC; encoded by the exons ATGAttgaagaagaaaagaaagtctTCCTTGGAGGGCATGTGAGTTTGCTGTGCCTTAATCTGTTGACACAGACAAACTGCAGTAATGTTACATGGCTGTCTAATGATAATCCTGCCATTGAGTTGGTCACCCTTGGTAAACGCAATCCGGACAGGTCACAGAGAGAAGGCAGAGTGCGTCTGACGTCTAACTGCTCTCTACACATCAGTGAACTCAAAGCTGCAGATAATGGATGCTACACCTGCCGTCAGTATTCAGGTGTGCATGGAAGCAAAATAGGAGAGGATGCAAGAATTTGCTTGATTATTAATGAAA CTGTCCATTCCATGAACAATAATGACAGCAGTGATGACAGAGAAG aCCTGTTAATGATAATAATCCTGTCAGTGCTCATCGTCGGTGCTTTGTCGGTTACTGCGCTAATCATTTGGCACAGATATCACAGGAGAGGACAAA tgTGGACATTATTTGAAGATCAAAACGTATTGGAATTTGAAACCAAAATAACTGAACATGAACACAAGAAT GGTGAAGATGTGCACTACACTGAGTTAAACCTCAATGTAATGAAACCAAGGAAAGTGGACATAGACAAAGTAGTGGACAATGACCAAAAAACTGAATATGCTGTCATAAAACTATGCTAA
- the LOC132091869 gene encoding uncharacterized protein LOC132091869: MRERDFMPNMERGKPATYTGDKKAKMAAKTNKKWVRLATVFAYVLSVSLAAIILAIYYSLVWKPTSSSVSGQPDVLVTAATITINTNNITTSDLPTTVKMNNTPAVSLRSTQAPTYAHSTSSQRHGGDTNGHEGLLNIPTTKNTYQTGTIDSAHIHDQLGRFSTAENSHVSETVYASSGDGATENWPNMGDSASSITDQESRPDVSSLTEHGLELTEGSSHLQEELVTKDTENAASGV; this comes from the coding sequence ATGAGGGAACGGGACTTTATGCCAAACATGGAACGGGGCAAACCGGCCACATACACGGGCGACAAAAAAGCTAAAATGGCTGCTAAAACCAATAAAAAGTGGGTGAGACTGGCTACTGTATTCGCATATGTCTTGTCGGTGTCTTTGGCTGCTATTATACTGGCAATTTATTACAGTTTGGTATGGAAACCGACGTCTTCATCTGTGTCTGGACAGCCAGATGTATTGGTGACGGCTGCAACTATTACCATAAACACGAATAACATCACAACAAGTGACTTACCAACCACAGTCAAAATGAATAATACACCAGCGGTCAGCCTAAGATCGACACAGGCCCCCACATATGCCCACTCCACTTCTTCACAGAGACACGGGGGTGATACCAATGGTCATGAAGGCCTTCTCAATATCCCCACAACGAAGAATACTTACCAAACAGGAACAATTGACTCTGCGCACATTCACGACCAACTAGGACGTTTTAGTACAGCAGAAAATAGCCACGTGTCAGAAACGGTCTACGCCAGTTCTGGGGATGGTGCCACTGAGAACTGGCCAAACATGGGGGATTCAGCCTCTTCTATAACTGACCAAGAATCAAGACCTGACGTCTCCTCTTTGACAGAACATGGTCTGGAATTAACAGAGGGCTCATCTCATTTGCAAGAGGAGTTAGTTACCAAGGACACAGAGAATGCAGCAAGTGGAGTGTGA
- the LOC132092430 gene encoding zinc finger and BTB domain-containing protein 1-like has translation MARPSHSEHVLQQLNNQREWGFLCDCCIAIGDIYFRAHKAVLAACSSYFRMMFIRDQQGTALFDLSNMQITAECFDLILQLMYLGRIVMDHYEFEELKSSMVYLQMYYIPDSLEDLRDIRTSNLTPSSSASSSSSTSSSSSSSVMGSKMMFGVRMFEQQRPSPSENECAPKASTTTARQTINISTVRPAEDVVIPHPPPHSETVVDQPCDLRKRTSGRSSAMKERPRFGRTYTCDDCGFVFSCEKLLIEHILTCTNRKAFQTSKVSKEVYGDAGKDESSTSEGTDEHGTIGKGEEDWPDNKADTETVIRSVATGMDNKAAFSRNITIKVERDNDSETDLETIKVVKVGNHNVGSCKVRTRVNKDNLADQLKFDSEEEARVSAMEDQSTGLLISDPKVQRIKEEKQDGACIPCELCGALLTEEDQSAHYISSHMGHICACGRCGQVLIKGRQLQEHAERCGEPQGAEMDSPGEDSLLLEDAEAMEESLLEGADLGFRCPLCGMIFESESLAVEHTLTCPEQEPFRPVLLEDSGDPDHRRKHFCAICGKGFYQRCHLREHYTVHTKEKQFTCQTCGKQFLRERQLRLHTDMHKGMARYVCPVCDQGTFLKHDHVRHMISHLSAGETICQVCFQIFPSGEHLEKHMDVHLYICGVCGEKFRLRKDMRSHYNSKHTKRQ, from the coding sequence ATGGCAAGACCAAGCCACAGTGAGCATGTCCTGCAGCAGCTCAACAACCAAAGGGAGTGGGGTTTCCTCTGTGACTGCTGCATTGCTATAGGGGACATTTATTTCAGGGCCCACAAGGCTGTGCTGGCAGCCTGCAGCTCTTACTTCAGAATGATGTTCATCCGGGATCAGCAGGGGACTGCGCTTTTTGATCTCAGCAACATGCAGATCACCGCAGAATGCTTCGATCTCATCCTGCAGCTCATGTACCTAGGCCGAATCGTCATGGATCATTATGAATTTGAAGAGCTGAAATCATCTATGGTCTACCTACAAATGTACTACATCCCTGACTCACTTGAGGACCTCAGAGACATCCGAACATCCAATCTGACACCCTCGTCCTCTGCATCATCCTCTTCATCAACCAGCTCCTCGTCCTCATCCAGCGTGATGGGAAGCAAGATGATGTTCGGCGTTCGAATGTTTGAGCAGCAGCGACCAAGCCCTTCTGAGAATGAATGCGCACCCAAAGCCTCAACCACAACTGCTCGTCAGACCATTAACATCTCAACTGTCAGGCCTGCTGAAGATGTGGTCATACCACACCCTCCGCCACACTCAGAGACCGTAGTAGACCAGCCATGTGACTTAAGGAAGAGAACATCAGGCCGAAGCTCTGCCATGAAAGAACGTCCTCGCTTTGGCCGTACATACACTTGCGACGATTGCGGTTTTGTGTTTAGCTGTGAAAAGCTTCTCATTGAACACATCCTCACATGCACCAATCGTAAAGCTTTCCAGACATCCAAAGTTAGCAAAGAGGTTTACGGCGATGCCGGAAAAGATGAGAGCTCAACCTCAGAGGGTACGGATGAGCACGGAACCATTGGCAAGGGTGAAGAGGACTGGCCAGACAATAAGGCGGACACAGAGACGGTGATCAGGTCTGTTGCCACTGGCATGGACAATAAAGCTGCCTTCTCCAGGAATATAACCATTAAAGTGGAGCGAGACAACGATTCTGAGACCGATTTGGAAACTATAAAAGTTGTAAAGGTAGGGAACCATAATGTAGGGAGCTGCAAAGTTCGTACCAGAGTGAACAAAGACAATCTTGCAGACCAGCTGAAGTTTGACAGCGAGGAAGAGGCCAGAGTATCTGCCATGGAGGACCAAAGCACAGGGTTATTAATCTCTGATCCAAAGGTGCAGCGGATCAAAGAAGAAAAGCAAGATGGCGCATGCATTCCATGTGAGTTGTGTGGAGCCCTGTTGACGGAGGAGGATCAGTCTGCTCATTACATATCCAGCCATATGGGACATATCTGTGCCTGTGGAAGGTGCGGCCAAGTGCTCATTAAAGGCAGGCAGCTCCAAGAGCATGCAGAGCGATGTGGTGAACCCCAGGGGGCCGAGATGGACTCCCCAGGTGAGGATTCGCTTCTACTTGAAGATGCTGAGGCTATGGAGGAAAGCTTGCTGGAAGGCGCTGACCTGGGCTTTCGCTGTCCACTCTGTGGGAtgatatttgaaagtgaaagtcttGCAGTGGAGCACACTTTGACTTGTCCAGAGCAGGAGCCATTCCGGCCTGTTCTATTGGAAGACAGTGGTGATCCAGACCATCGGCGCAAGCATTTTTGTGCGATTTGCGGCAAAGGCTTTTACCAAAGGTGTCATCTACGGGAGCACTACACTGTGCACACCAAGGAAAAGCAGTTCACCTGTCAGACCTGTGGGAAACAGTTTCTGCGCGAGCGGCAGCTGCGGTTGCACACTGACATGCACAAGGGAATGGCGCGGTACGTCTGCCCCGTGTGTGATCAGGGTACATTTCTCAAACACGATCACGTGCGACACATGATCTCTCATCTGTCTGCCGGAGAGACTATCTGCCAGGTGTGTTTCCAGATTTTCCCCAGCGGCGAACATCTGGAGAAGCACATGGATGTGCATTTGTACATCTGTGGCGTTTGCGGAGAAAAGTTCCGTCTCCGCAAAGACATGCGGAGCCACTACAACTCCAAGCACACCAAGAGACAATGA
- the zbtb25 gene encoding zinc finger and BTB domain-containing protein 25 codes for MDVSGHSLFLLQQLNVQREFGFLCDCTVAIGNVYFKAHRAVLAAFSNYFKMIFIHQSSECIKIQPTDIQPDVFSYLLHIMYTGMGPKQPVDQGRLQEGIKFLHAYQLCHKTGEGGPDASSEPIRMSNLYGIQISSQLASKENSGLKAGGSRDPEDGRSSTRADRTHGRLALAVGLEGITSEQQPQSFRAASSVASGDDSDISARIKQERAEEEEQEGDKEPCSLSPAQVSPCQTGLFKDGPLALLCPRCGERCLSPEGLQEHLFTHAACALEPSGLMEGPSEDKTGEQKSLEERPPHNERIDSGSLEEALRQSQVLADELAVELRRGSGTGWSGSPLAAFKRKRKMACAVCNLRFSQKSQLQEHMFAHVGKPLRYHRYSRFCGQVLHGCEGQPDITTTTGEEAAKDTQDNGSSCYSLDSEVSQESVDAVTVE; via the exons ATGGACGTGTCTGGCCACAGTCTGTTCCTTCTGCAGCAGTTGAACGTCCAAAGGGAGTTTGGCTTTCTGTGTGACTGCACTGTTGCCATTGGTAACGTATACTTCAAGGCTCATCGTGCAGTCCTTGCTGCCTTCTCAAACTACTTCAAAATGATCTTCATCCACCAGTCCAG TGAGTGCATTAAGATCCAGCCCACAGATATTCAACCAGATGTCTTCAGCTACCTGTTACACATCATGTACACAGGCATGGGTCCCAAACAACCCGTAGACCAGGGCAGACTTCAAGAAGGTATCAAGTTCCTCCATGCATACCAGCTCTGCCACAAAACAGGTGAGGGTGGCCCTGATGCATCCTCTGAACCCATCCGTATGTCCAACCTGTATGGCATCCAGATCTCTTCACAGTTGGCCAGTAAAGAGAACTCGGGCCTGAAGGCTGGTGGTTCACGGGACCCTGAGGATGGCCGCTCCAGCACTAGGGCTGATCGCACACATGGCCGTTTAGCTCTCGCTGTAGGGCTGGAGGGAATTACATCTGAACAACAGCCTCAAAGCTTCCGTGCCGCATCCTCAGTGGCCTCGGGGGATGACTCTGACATTTCGGCACGGATAAAACAGGAAAGAGCAGAGGAGGAAGAACAGGAAGGTGACAAAGAGCCTTGCTCTCTCTCCCCAGCTCAGGTGAGCCCCTGTCAAACAGGTCTATTTAAAGATGGCCCTCTAGCCCTTTTATGCCCCCGGTGCGGTGAACGCTGTCTGTCACCTGAAGGCCTACAAGAGCACCTATTTACCCATGCAGCCTGTGCCCTCGAACCTAGTGGTCTAATGGAAGGCCCTTCAGAGGACAAAACCGGGGAGCAGAAGTCCCTAGAGGAGAGGCCTCCTCACAATGAGCGCATAGACTCTGGCAGTCTGGAGGAGGCCTTACGGCAGAGTCAGGTCCTGGCAGATGAGCTGGCCGTGGAACTCAGACGAGGTAGTGGGACTGGATGGAGCGGCAGCCCATTGGCAGCCTTCAAACGAAAACGAAAGATGGCCTGTGCCGTCTGCAACCTTCGCTTCTCGCAGAAGAGCCAGCTGCAGGAGCACATGTTCGCACATGTGGGCAAGCCACTGCGATACCATCGCTACAGCCGCTTCTGCGGGCAGGTGCTCCATGGCTGTGAGGGCCAGCCTGATATTACCACAACCACAGGAGAGGAGGCAGCCAAGGACACTCAGGATAACGGCAGTTCCTGCTACTCACTGGACTCTGAGGTGTCTCAGGAGAGTGTGGACGCAGTGACTGTGGAATGA